In a single window of the Rhodoligotrophos appendicifer genome:
- a CDS encoding glycosyltransferase: MKKHTPVVILSTADFDSRIWTNKQHIAVRLSKICDVYYIESLGLRTPKVNFEDVRRVAGRFFAAIPGHRTQSSNKDKIHNLVVISPFVLPWHNSTTIRSINRLLIRILMKRKLPDRYILWTFSPLTYDLEQSAVSVIYHSVDLLHKLPGIPKTVLLNQERRLISRADAVIASSKGVKDHIKTQGGEALLWENVADIELFSSHQSYERERRAIFVGNLTQSKVDFAILENLIRLNVRIALAGPCSIDGTQRDPLLNRILQSKNVTYLGVLTQKEMAVELGRSWVGIIPYHINDYTNGVFPMKIYEYLASGLPVIATKLRSLNSLAIDGLDLVSSDEFASRVLHLCESERRAPAGIYDNNSWEARLAQIQDLLRRIGGAG, from the coding sequence ATGAAAAAGCACACGCCAGTCGTAATCTTATCGACTGCTGATTTCGACTCAAGGATATGGACAAATAAGCAACACATAGCGGTAAGATTATCTAAGATATGCGATGTGTATTATATCGAGTCGCTTGGTCTACGAACCCCTAAAGTAAATTTTGAAGATGTCCGAAGAGTTGCAGGTCGTTTTTTTGCGGCAATCCCAGGGCATCGAACACAATCATCTAACAAAGATAAAATTCACAATCTGGTAGTTATTTCTCCCTTCGTTTTGCCGTGGCATAATTCTACCACTATTCGCTCAATAAATAGATTATTGATTAGAATATTGATGAAAAGGAAGTTGCCAGATCGCTATATTCTTTGGACTTTTTCTCCCCTGACGTATGACTTGGAGCAATCTGCAGTCTCAGTAATTTACCATTCGGTTGATTTACTGCACAAATTGCCGGGGATTCCGAAAACAGTCTTGCTCAATCAGGAAAGGCGGCTAATCAGTCGGGCGGATGCTGTCATAGCATCAAGCAAAGGAGTAAAGGATCATATAAAAACGCAGGGAGGTGAAGCTCTTTTATGGGAGAATGTAGCTGACATTGAGTTATTTTCTTCTCATCAGTCATATGAACGCGAACGCCGAGCGATTTTTGTCGGTAATCTAACGCAGTCAAAAGTCGACTTCGCGATCCTAGAAAATTTGATTCGGTTAAATGTGCGGATTGCGCTAGCCGGACCTTGCTCAATAGACGGCACACAGCGCGACCCCTTACTGAATAGGATTCTGCAGTCTAAGAACGTTACTTATTTGGGTGTACTTACACAAAAAGAAATGGCTGTAGAGCTTGGTCGTAGTTGGGTCGGAATTATACCGTACCACATTAATGACTATACCAATGGTGTTTTCCCGATGAAGATATACGAATACTTAGCGTCTGGGCTCCCCGTTATAGCTACGAAACTACGTAGTCTTAATTCACTGGCCATAGATGGTCTCGACTTGGTTTCTTCAGACGAGTTCGCTTCACGGGTGTTACATCTTTGCGAGTCCGAGCGCAGAGCGCCTGCTGGCATTTACGACAACAATAGCTGGGAAGCACGTTTGGCTCAGATACAGGATTTGCTCAGGCGTATAGGAGGAGCTGGCTGA
- a CDS encoding oligosaccharide flippase family protein, protein MVQSIRHFLPLARSWAAYAVLPAAGLITAPILAHALGPEGRGQLAGMLQPLVLASAIAALGVPSAVTFFIGRGVQAGRVSEIAVRISALLTLFVAVGLFFYSYTVAQQIGVDRNLMLLVWLAFLPSAFISISRARLQGIRRYGVLDLERVLASVLRVGLIAILWAGAVSNVFIYSAVYMASGLIASSVLLFSTQVRAKSVAHSREVELPASEMARYALFASFGTVATAVSARLDQAIMPAAVSPIELGYFSVAVAVAEVANIITTVAIRNVLAEVSSKVSLRSILRSVLIGGACQFVLILIILSIIPLAVPILFGSDFSPASDLIRVLLIGSFVAYWSNVTFAFLSGLGRPGLSSIGPASGVASTIFLFWFFWNDLTANIAAWISVVSQSTMFIAGMFLTGWVLAMRRDLWEDDCSSTKNRARK, encoded by the coding sequence ATGGTGCAATCTATCCGTCACTTTCTACCACTAGCACGGAGTTGGGCTGCATATGCAGTATTGCCAGCAGCAGGTCTGATCACTGCTCCAATCCTCGCGCATGCTCTAGGTCCTGAGGGAAGGGGTCAATTGGCGGGAATGCTTCAGCCACTAGTGCTCGCTAGCGCTATTGCCGCATTAGGAGTTCCGTCGGCAGTAACATTTTTCATCGGAAGGGGTGTTCAGGCCGGCAGAGTTTCTGAAATTGCAGTGAGAATTTCGGCTCTGTTAACACTATTCGTGGCAGTCGGACTTTTTTTTTATTCGTATACTGTGGCGCAGCAAATTGGAGTAGACCGTAATTTAATGCTTTTGGTATGGCTGGCGTTTCTTCCAAGTGCCTTCATCTCCATTAGCAGGGCGCGTCTACAAGGTATCCGAAGATATGGAGTGCTCGATTTGGAGCGAGTTTTAGCCTCCGTGTTGAGAGTGGGGCTAATTGCGATTTTGTGGGCAGGGGCAGTATCTAACGTTTTCATCTACTCGGCAGTTTATATGGCTTCTGGTCTCATTGCCTCCAGCGTTTTGCTCTTTTCGACGCAGGTAAGGGCGAAATCTGTTGCGCATTCTAGGGAAGTTGAGTTGCCGGCGAGTGAGATGGCCCGTTATGCTCTGTTCGCAAGTTTCGGAACAGTGGCAACAGCAGTAAGCGCCCGGCTAGACCAAGCTATTATGCCAGCAGCGGTATCCCCTATTGAGCTTGGATATTTCTCCGTGGCCGTGGCTGTCGCTGAGGTTGCCAATATTATAACTACTGTTGCGATTAGAAACGTTCTTGCTGAAGTCAGTTCTAAAGTTAGTCTAAGATCAATATTAAGATCGGTACTCATTGGAGGTGCATGCCAATTTGTGCTAATTTTGATCATACTTTCGATTATTCCATTGGCCGTCCCTATTCTCTTCGGAAGCGATTTTTCTCCAGCTTCAGATCTTATTCGTGTATTGCTCATAGGCTCTTTCGTGGCTTATTGGTCGAATGTTACGTTTGCTTTTCTTTCTGGATTGGGAAGGCCGGGACTTTCCTCTATTGGGCCCGCCTCTGGTGTCGCAAGCACCATTTTTTTGTTTTGGTTTTTCTGGAATGATTTGACCGCCAATATCGCAGCGTGGATCAGCGTGGTCTCCCAATCAACCATGTTTATTGCCGGTATGTTTCTGACTGGTTGGGTCTTAGCAATGCGCCGGGATCTATGGGAGGATGATTGTTCATCAACGAAAAATCGCGCGAGGAAGTGA
- a CDS encoding glycosyltransferase family 4 protein codes for MRVLLVTLAVFGGNKKGGGERYVTELARALQSQGTTVKIVVVNGLWSFAEQVNMHIPPTSVPYAHFLKMVREADVIHVHQLNTPGFDHAVLASRMYKKPIVLTDHGGGSLTPGRLLGRARLGLVDAAGFVSEWSKRDVDPHGVIKKNTIILGGGDHLPSSPSLPELYDFGFIGRFLPHKGAHIAIEALPAGASIVLAGQVRDELYFQKLKQLARGKRVTFVTDASDEFVASLRFSIRYLLVPSVETYQHEKYSRPELLGLVALEALAAGTPVIGSDVGGLAEVLRAADQLILPPGDVPAWTSGLSNVMNRPAPSFETVEFKWDAVASKCIVLYRAALAARTLKKDCH; via the coding sequence ATGCGTGTTCTGCTCGTTACTCTTGCGGTTTTTGGCGGAAACAAAAAGGGCGGCGGTGAGCGCTATGTGACTGAACTCGCTCGGGCTCTTCAATCACAAGGTACGACCGTAAAAATCGTAGTGGTGAATGGACTATGGAGTTTTGCTGAGCAGGTTAATATGCACATACCGCCTACATCAGTCCCTTATGCGCATTTTTTAAAAATGGTGCGTGAGGCAGATGTGATTCACGTTCATCAGCTTAATACTCCGGGATTTGATCACGCAGTGCTTGCATCACGTATGTATAAAAAACCGATAGTTCTCACTGATCACGGCGGTGGGTCTCTTACCCCGGGTCGCCTCCTGGGCCGGGCGCGTTTAGGGCTCGTGGATGCCGCCGGGTTCGTAAGCGAGTGGAGCAAACGCGACGTTGATCCCCATGGAGTCATCAAGAAAAATACTATTATACTTGGTGGCGGCGATCACTTGCCTAGCTCACCTTCCCTTCCTGAACTTTATGATTTTGGCTTTATCGGCCGCTTTTTACCTCATAAAGGCGCGCATATAGCGATCGAAGCACTTCCAGCGGGTGCCAGCATTGTTTTAGCAGGTCAAGTTCGTGATGAGTTATACTTTCAAAAACTCAAACAACTGGCTCGGGGAAAACGGGTTACCTTTGTAACCGATGCATCGGATGAGTTTGTTGCAAGTTTGCGGTTTTCCATTCGTTATCTGCTCGTCCCCTCTGTTGAGACATACCAACATGAGAAATATTCCCGGCCGGAGCTGTTGGGCTTAGTCGCACTTGAGGCACTCGCTGCGGGAACGCCGGTAATTGGGTCTGATGTGGGGGGGCTTGCTGAGGTGCTTCGAGCTGCTGACCAGTTAATCTTACCACCAGGTGATGTGCCCGCATGGACAAGCGGACTGTCGAATGTCATGAACAGACCTGCCCCGTCCTTTGAGACAGTCGAGTTCAAGTGGGATGCGGTCGCATCTAAATGCATCGTCCTTTATCGAGCGGCACTGGCGGCGCGAACGCTAAAGAAGGACTGCCACTGA